A genome region from Salvia splendens isolate huo1 chromosome 19, SspV2, whole genome shotgun sequence includes the following:
- the LOC121779342 gene encoding GATA transcription factor 12-like, producing the protein METPQFFQSDYYTAPEKRLSDAKTNDHFVIDDLLDFSNHDAIGPDADADADADDSSTATPLDTSSALSAAADQAFVQASDVAAQFSNDLCVPYEDMAELEWLSSFADESFSSEDLQKLQLIQGVKARTNEAPQPEPAPVVLSVPAKARSKRSRAAPGNWTSRLMMVSPPVTPEAPAMSSSSESSGGNKRSPKPPGARQRRKDAPESSGEGRRCLHCATDKTPQWRTGPMGPKTLCNACGVRYKSGRLVPEYRPAASPTFVMMKHSNSHRKVMELRRQKEMVQAQQQFLHHQHQGVIFDVSNAAADDYLIHQQIGPDFRQLI; encoded by the exons ATGGAAACCCCCCAATTCTTCCAATCCGACTACTACACCGCGCCGGAGAAGCGCCTCTCCGACGCCAAGACCAACGACCATTTCGTCATCGACGACCTCCTAGACTTCTCCAACCACGACGCCATTGGCCCCGACGCCGACGCCGATGCCGATGCCGATGACTCCTCCACCGCCACCCCTCTCGACACCTCCTCCGCCCTCTCTGCCGCTGCCGATCAGGCGTTTGTTCAGGCCAGCGATGTCGCCGCCCAATTCTCTAATGACCTTTGCGTCCCG TATGAAGATATGGCTGAGCTGGAGTGGCTATCGAGCTTCGCTGACGAATCATTTTCAAGTGAGGATTTGCAAAAGCTACAACTGATTCAAGGCGTGAAGGCCCGAACCAACGAGGCCCCGCAGCCCGAACCGGCCCCGGTGGTCCTCTCGGTCCCGGCCAAGGCGCGGAGCAAGCGCTCCCGCGCTGCCCCAGGCAACTGGACCTCCCGCCTGATGATGGTGTCACCGCCAGTGACACCAGAAGCCCCCGCCATGTCGTCCTCTTCAGAGTCGAGCGGGGGCAACAAGAGGTCCCCGAAGCCCCCTGGGGCCAGGCAGCGGAGGAAGGATGCCCCCGAGAGCTCCGGGGAGGGGCGGAGGTGCCTCCACTGCGCCACCGACAAGACGCCGCAGTGGAGGACTGGGCCAATGGGCCCAAAGACGCTCTGCAATGCCTGCGGCGTCAGGTACAAGTCGGGCCGGCTGGTGCCCGAGTATCGGCCTGCGGCCAGCCCGACTTTCGTGATGATGAAGCACTCGAACTCGCACCGGAAGGTGATGGAGCTGCGGCGGCAGAAGGAGATGGTGCAGGCGCAGCAGCAGTTCCTGCACCACCAACACCAGGGTGTTATCTTTGACGTGTCCAACGCCGCCGCCGATGATTACTTGATCCATCAACAAATCGGGCCAGATTTTCGCCAGCTGATTTAG
- the LOC121778649 gene encoding uncharacterized protein LOC121778649, whose amino-acid sequence MATNSKSSNLAKLKPAVGDGPSSSKPRIDSSASKKKIVGGSIRNSAPDSKNRSIFSSSSKMTKKTSAQTKDDKKTVKRTREKKVYSLAGQKFDVPEEREPLRIFYESLSKQIPSSEMAEFWLMEHGMLSPERSRKAYEKKQRKQKQIRSGTPIKSPPPSTSSRPESSKKPQPVPKNGEVKSKKRIKEDSNDEDDFVLSHKWRRG is encoded by the exons ATGGCCACAAATAGTAAATCGAGTAATTTGGCGAAACTGAAGCCCGCTGTTGGAGATgggccttcttcttccaaacccAGAATTGATTCCTCTGCATCCAAGAAGAAAATTGTTGGGGGATCAATCAGGAATTCAGCTCCAGATTCCAAAAATAGATCCATTTTTAGCTCTAGCTCCAAAATG ACAAAGAAAACGTCTGCTCAAACGAAAGATGATAAGAAAACTGTGAAGAGAACCAGAGAGAAGAAAGTGTATTCTTTGGCTGGCCAGAAATTTGATGTTCCCGAAGAG CGGGAGCCATTGAGAATATTTTATGAATCATTATCCAAGCAGATTCCTTCGAGTGAAATGGCTGAGTTTTG GCTGATGGAACACGGCATGCTGTCACCCGAGAGGTCGAGAAAAGCCTATGAGAAGAAACAGAGGAAGCAAAAACAGATCCGTTCGGGAACTCCCATAAAGTCTCCACCGCCCTCCACATCTAGTAGACCCGAGAGCTCCAAAAAGCCACAGCCAGTTCCCAAGAATGGCGAAGTAAAATCTAAGAAACGGATAAAGGAAGACAGCAACGATGAGGATGATTTCGTGCTAAGCCACAAGTGGAGAAGAGGTTAA